In Marinobacter salinisoli, the DNA window GGGCAGCACCGCACCCGGCTGCCCTTTCCGCTCATCCCCGCCGCGCAAACGTCGACCTCGTCCATTTACCAGTCCCTAAACAAAAGTCGTCTGGCAACACGCTGTTTGCCCTCCTATCATTGAGCAACACTCTCAATGACTTAAGCGTTTGAGCCATGGCCGATCCCATCAAGGTTTACCCGTCCAAGCCGGACAAAGTCTACTTCTTCGGAACCTGCCTCATTGACATGTTCTATCCGGACGCTGGCATGGCCGGCATCCAGCTGCTGGAACGCGAAGGTATCGAGGTGATCTTCCCCCAGGATCAGACCTGCTGTGGCCAGCCCGCGTTCACCTCCGGCTATCATGACGAGGCCCGAAGCGTGGCCCGCGCTCAACTGGATCTGTTTCCTGAAGACTGGCCGATTGTTGTGCCATCAGGGTCCTGCGGCGGCATGATGCGCAAGCACTACCCGGACCTGTTCAAGGATACTGCAGACGAGGTCAAAGCCGCGGGCGTCGCCGGGCGGGTGTGGGAGCTGACCGATTTCCTGCTGAACGTCTGTCACATCAAGCTCGACGACCTCGGAGAGCCGACCACCGTGGCCATGCACACCTCCTGCTCGGCCCGTCGCGAAATGGGCGTTGCGGAGGTAGGCCCGAAGCTGCTGGGGCAACTGAACAACGTGACGCTGGTGGAGCAGGCACGAGCCGAAGAGTGCTGCGGCTTTGGCGGCACCTTCGCGGTGCGCCATCCGGAGATTTCCGGTGCCATGGTGGAAGAGAAGGTCGAAACCCTGGTGGATACCGGCGCTCGTGCTTTTGTCACCACCGACTGCGGCTGCCTGATGAACATCAACGGGTTCGCAGAGAAAAACCGACACCCCATAGCGGGCAGGCACATCCTCAGTTTCCTCTGGGAGCGCACGAACGACGATAAAGGAGATGGGCAATGAGCGCGACCACCCCCCATCCGCACATTGATGTCAAAGAGTTCCACCCCCGGGCCCACGAAGCGCTGCACAACCCGCAAATTCGCCAGAACTTCCGCAAGGCGATGGACGGGCTGATGTCCAAACGCAAAGCGGCGTTTGAAGGCTGGGACCTGGAAACCCTGCGGGAACTGGGCGCCAACGTTCGCCTGCGGGCACTGGCCAACCTGCCCGACCTGCTGGAACAGCTGGAACAGAAACTGACGGAGAATGGCATCAAGGTGCACTGGGCGCTTGATGGCGACGAGGCTTGCCGGATTGTCCGCGATATCTGTGTCGCCCGAGAAGCCAAGAGCGTCATCAAGGGCAAATCCATGGTGTCGGAGGAAATGGAGCTCAACCACTTCCTTGAGGGTGAGGGAATTGAAGCGCTCGAGTCGGATCTGGGGGAATACATTGTTCAGCTCGCCAACGAGACGCCCTCCCACATCATCATGCCGGCCATCCACAAGAACACCGGCGAAATCTCCGAACTGATGCACGAAAAAACCGGCACCGACCTGTCCCACGACGTCGAGTACCTGACGGCCGCCGCCCGCCAGCAGCTGCGGGAAAAATTCATGAACGCCGACGTGGGCGTGTCGGGCGTGAACTTTGCGGTGGCGGAAACCGGCACCCTGTGCCTGGTGGAAAACGAGGGCAACGGACGGATGACCACCACCGTGCCGCCCTGCCACATCGCAGTCACCGGCATCGAGAAAGTCGTACCCAATCTGGCGGACGTGTCCGCCCTGCTCGCGCTGCTGACCCGGTCGGCCACCGGGCAACACATCACCACCTACTTCAACATGATTTCCAGTCCGCGCAAGGCCGACGAACTCGATGGCCCCGAAGAGGTGCACCTGGTGCTGGTGGATAACGGGCGTTCCGTCATCTACCAGGATGACGAACTGCTCGATACCCTGCGCTGCATTCGCTGCGGGGCGTGCATGAACCACTGCCCGGTGTATACCCGGGTTGGCGGCCACACCTACGGCACCACCTATCCGGGTCCTATCGGCAAGATCCTGATGCCGCACCTGATCGGGCTGGACGAAGGCCGGCATCTGCCCAGTGCATCCAGCCTGTGTGGTGCCTGTGGCGAAGTCTGCCCGGTGAAAATTCCAATCCCCGATTTGCTGGTGCGCCTGCGCCGGGAATCCGTGGATGGTGACAAGTTGCACCCCGCCAAGGTTCGCGGGCACGGGGCCAAGCGAACACCGCTGGAGGCCGCCATCTGGAAATTCTGGAGCTGGATGCACAGCCGCCCGGGCATCTACCGGACCGGAACCCGGTTTGCGTCCCGGTTCCGCAAACTGCAGCCGGCACGTGCCGGTGCCTGGACGGATTTCCGGACAGCGCCCAAACTGGCCGGCAAAACCCTTCATCAACAGCTCAGGGAGCGCGGCAAGTGAGTGCCCGAGACATCATCCTGCAACGCCTGAGAAACCGCACCGGTGGCGATCTGGTAGCGCCCGCCAGCGACTTTTCCGTGCTTGAGCGGCCCGACTGGAGCACCGAGGAACGCATCGAGCGGTTCGAGAAGATCATTGAATCGGTGCACGGTGAAGTCCACCGATGCACCCGGGATAACTGGATTGACCACGTCGCCGAGGTGTTGTCGGCACGCAAAGCGCGCAATCTGCTGATTCCCAGCCAGCACCAGATTGGCCAGGACCTGCGCGCGCACGCAGAGCGGGACGATCTGCCGAATCTGCTGATCTACGATGAGCCCATTGAAAGCTGGCAGCCGGCCCTGTTCAACGATGTCGACGCTGGCATCACCTCCACCCGGGGCGGCATTGCCGAGACCGGCTCGCTGATCCTGTGGCCAACGGCGGACGAGCCCCGGCTGATGAGTCTGGTGCCGCCGATCCACATTGCGGTGCTGGAGGCCAGCCAAATCTATACAACGCTGTATGAAGCCCTTGATGCCCAGAACTGGAAAGCGGGCATGCCGACCAACGCTCTGCTAATATCCGGCCCGTCTAAAACGGCGGACATCGAGCAGACGCTCGCTTACGGTGTTCACGGCCCCAAAGAGCTGATTGTGTTGATTATCGAATGATTCAAGGCGCCCTGCTGATTGCCCTGGCAGCCCTGCTCTGGGCAACCACCGGCATCGTCGCGAAATTCCTGTTTACCGGTACCGAGCTGCAACCCATCACCCTGGGTTTTCTGCGCCTTGTGGTTGCGCTGCCGTTTTTCTGGCTGTTGATGCGGCGCGAGCGTGAGCGCCTATCCGCCGACGCCGGTACATCCCGTGGCCGGATGACGTTCAAAGCCCTGGTACCACTGGCCGCCCTCGGCTTGTTCCAGGCCATCTATCAAAGCAGTTATCTGCTCGCCGTTGACCTTACTGGCGCCGGGATTGCCACGCTGATCGCCCTGTGCCTGCCACCGGTGCTGGTCGCCATGTTGGCCGCCCCGCTGCTGGGCGAGAAACCCGGATTGCTGACCATTCTGGCCCTGATGGCCGCGATTGCCGGTACCGCCATGCTGGTACTCAGTGACATGGAAACAACCGGCTCCTTGCGCCTGATGGGCCTTCTGATGGCGCTTCTGGCGGCAGCGGTGTATACCGGATTTACCCTGACCAGCCGCTACAGCGCCGCTGGCACACCGGCGTTCACAACCGCTTTTTTCTGTTTTGGCACCGCCGCACTGATCCTTTTACCAGTGGTGTCTGTCACCGGGGGCTTCGATGGCCTGGAGACACTGACACTTCGCCACTGGCTGATGGTGGGCTACATCGGTATCGTGCCGACCTGCATCGGCTACGTGAGTTTCTTTTCCGGCATGAGAACAACGCCGGCCACGCTTTCGAGCATCATTGTCACGCTGGAACCGCTGTTCGTGGCGCTGCTGGCCTGGGTTTTCCTCGGGGAAGTACTGGGGCCCACCGGTCTGGCTGGTGCCCTTATTCTGACGGTGGCAGTGATTGTCGCGTCACGATGGGGAGGCAACCCCGGCACCCGTAAAGTGGCCGATACCGGGGTACAGTCACCGGAGGCTTAGCTACCCCGGCTCTGCTTCTGCAACATGTTCGGCTGGAGAATTTCGATCCAGTAGCCGTCCGGATCCTTGATGAACGCCAGCCCTTTCATTTTGCCGTCGTCCGGCTTTTTCACGAACTCGACACCCAGCTCTTCAAACCGTTCACTGGCCGCGTAGACATCGGGTACCGCGATACCGATGTGACCAAAGCCCTGCGGCTC includes these proteins:
- a CDS encoding LutC/YkgG family protein codes for the protein MSARDIILQRLRNRTGGDLVAPASDFSVLERPDWSTEERIERFEKIIESVHGEVHRCTRDNWIDHVAEVLSARKARNLLIPSQHQIGQDLRAHAERDDLPNLLIYDEPIESWQPALFNDVDAGITSTRGGIAETGSLILWPTADEPRLMSLVPPIHIAVLEASQIYTTLYEALDAQNWKAGMPTNALLISGPSKTADIEQTLAYGVHGPKELIVLIIE
- a CDS encoding LutB/LldF family L-lactate oxidation iron-sulfur protein, which translates into the protein MSATTPHPHIDVKEFHPRAHEALHNPQIRQNFRKAMDGLMSKRKAAFEGWDLETLRELGANVRLRALANLPDLLEQLEQKLTENGIKVHWALDGDEACRIVRDICVAREAKSVIKGKSMVSEEMELNHFLEGEGIEALESDLGEYIVQLANETPSHIIMPAIHKNTGEISELMHEKTGTDLSHDVEYLTAAARQQLREKFMNADVGVSGVNFAVAETGTLCLVENEGNGRMTTTVPPCHIAVTGIEKVVPNLADVSALLALLTRSATGQHITTYFNMISSPRKADELDGPEEVHLVLVDNGRSVIYQDDELLDTLRCIRCGACMNHCPVYTRVGGHTYGTTYPGPIGKILMPHLIGLDEGRHLPSASSLCGACGEVCPVKIPIPDLLVRLRRESVDGDKLHPAKVRGHGAKRTPLEAAIWKFWSWMHSRPGIYRTGTRFASRFRKLQPARAGAWTDFRTAPKLAGKTLHQQLRERGK
- a CDS encoding (Fe-S)-binding protein — protein: MADPIKVYPSKPDKVYFFGTCLIDMFYPDAGMAGIQLLEREGIEVIFPQDQTCCGQPAFTSGYHDEARSVARAQLDLFPEDWPIVVPSGSCGGMMRKHYPDLFKDTADEVKAAGVAGRVWELTDFLLNVCHIKLDDLGEPTTVAMHTSCSARREMGVAEVGPKLLGQLNNVTLVEQARAEECCGFGGTFAVRHPEISGAMVEEKVETLVDTGARAFVTTDCGCLMNINGFAEKNRHPIAGRHILSFLWERTNDDKGDGQ
- a CDS encoding DMT family transporter; the protein is MIQGALLIALAALLWATTGIVAKFLFTGTELQPITLGFLRLVVALPFFWLLMRRERERLSADAGTSRGRMTFKALVPLAALGLFQAIYQSSYLLAVDLTGAGIATLIALCLPPVLVAMLAAPLLGEKPGLLTILALMAAIAGTAMLVLSDMETTGSLRLMGLLMALLAAAVYTGFTLTSRYSAAGTPAFTTAFFCFGTAALILLPVVSVTGGFDGLETLTLRHWLMVGYIGIVPTCIGYVSFFSGMRTTPATLSSIIVTLEPLFVALLAWVFLGEVLGPTGLAGALILTVAVIVASRWGGNPGTRKVADTGVQSPEA